In the Streptomyces sp. cg36 genome, one interval contains:
- the topA gene encoding type I DNA topoisomerase, translating to MSPTSETAKGGRRLVIVESPAKAKTIKGYLGPGYVVEASVGHIRDLPNGAAEVPDKYTGEVRRLGVDVEHDFQPIYVVNADKKAQVKKLKDLLAESDELFLATDEDREGEAIAWHLQEVLKPKVPVHRMVFHEITKDAIRDAVANPRELNQRMVDAQETRRILDRLYGYEVSPVLWKKVMPKLSAGRVQSVATRLVVERERERIAFRSAEYWDLTGTFSTGRAGDASDPSSLVARLATVDGRRVAQGRDFGPDGQLKSDVLHLDEANARALAAALADSSFAVRSVESKPYRRSPYAPFRTTTLQQEASRKLGFGAKATMQVAQKLYENGFITYMRTDSTTLSDTAVSAARAQVTQLYGADYLPEKPRTYAGKVKNAQEAHEAIRPSGDRFRTPAETGLTGDQFRLYELIWKRTVASQMKDAVGNSVTVRIAGRASDGRDAEFTASGKTITFHGFMKAYVEGADDPNAELDDRERRLPQVAEGDALSAEEITADGHATKPPARYTEASLVKELEEREIGRPSTYASIIGTILDRGYVFKKGTALVPSFLSFAVVNLLEKHFGRLVDYDFTARMEDDLDRIARGEAQSVPWLKRFYFGEGEAGAGAASDAGNGDGDHLGGLKELVTDLGAIDAREISSFPVGSGIVLRVGRYGPYIERGEKDAEGHQRADVPEDLAPDELTIELAEELLAKPSGDFELGTDPVSGNQIVAKDGRYGPYVTEILPEGTPKTGKNAVKPRTASLFKSMALDTVTLADALKLMSLPRVVGADAEGVEITAQNGRYGPYLKKGTDSRSLETEDQLFSITLEEALAIYAQPKARGRAAAKPPLKELGTDPVSEKPVVVKDGRFGPYVTDGETNATLRTGDSVEDITPERGYELLAEKRAKGPAKKTAKKAAAKKAPAKKTAAKKTAAKKTAATAKKAPAKKTAAAAKKAAPAE from the coding sequence CGCGACCTCCCGAACGGCGCCGCCGAGGTGCCGGACAAGTACACCGGTGAGGTGCGCCGCCTCGGAGTGGACGTCGAGCACGACTTCCAGCCCATCTACGTCGTCAACGCCGACAAGAAGGCCCAGGTCAAGAAGCTCAAGGACCTGCTGGCCGAGTCGGACGAACTCTTCCTCGCCACCGATGAGGACCGCGAGGGCGAGGCCATCGCGTGGCACCTCCAGGAAGTCCTGAAGCCCAAGGTCCCCGTCCACCGGATGGTCTTCCACGAGATCACCAAGGACGCCATCCGGGACGCCGTCGCCAACCCGCGCGAGCTCAACCAGCGCATGGTCGACGCCCAGGAGACCCGGCGCATCCTCGACCGCCTCTACGGCTACGAGGTCTCGCCGGTGCTGTGGAAGAAGGTCATGCCGAAGCTGTCGGCGGGCCGCGTCCAGTCGGTGGCGACCCGGCTCGTGGTGGAGCGGGAACGCGAGCGCATCGCTTTTCGTTCTGCTGAGTACTGGGACCTGACCGGGACGTTCTCCACCGGCCGGGCGGGCGACGCCTCCGACCCGTCCTCGCTGGTGGCACGGCTGGCCACGGTCGACGGCCGCCGAGTGGCGCAGGGCCGCGACTTCGGTCCCGACGGACAACTCAAGAGCGACGTGCTCCACCTCGACGAGGCGAACGCCAGAGCCCTGGCCGCCGCCCTCGCCGACTCGTCCTTCGCCGTGCGCTCGGTCGAGTCCAAGCCGTACCGCCGCTCGCCGTACGCCCCGTTCCGTACGACGACGCTCCAGCAGGAGGCGTCCCGCAAGCTGGGCTTCGGGGCCAAGGCCACCATGCAGGTCGCCCAGAAGCTGTACGAGAACGGCTTCATCACCTATATGCGTACGGACTCCACGACGCTCTCCGACACCGCGGTGTCGGCGGCCCGTGCGCAGGTGACGCAGCTGTACGGCGCGGACTACCTGCCGGAGAAGCCGCGTACGTACGCGGGCAAGGTCAAGAACGCGCAGGAGGCGCACGAGGCGATCCGTCCGTCGGGTGATCGTTTCCGCACTCCGGCCGAGACGGGTCTGACCGGCGACCAGTTCCGCCTGTACGAGCTGATCTGGAAGCGGACGGTCGCCTCCCAGATGAAGGACGCCGTCGGGAACTCGGTGACCGTGCGGATCGCGGGCCGGGCGAGCGACGGGCGGGACGCCGAGTTCACCGCGTCCGGCAAGACGATCACCTTCCACGGCTTCATGAAGGCGTACGTCGAGGGCGCGGACGACCCGAACGCGGAGCTGGACGACCGCGAGCGGCGCCTGCCGCAGGTCGCCGAGGGCGACGCGCTGTCGGCCGAGGAGATCACCGCGGACGGCCACGCGACCAAGCCGCCGGCCCGCTACACCGAGGCTTCGCTGGTCAAGGAGCTGGAAGAGCGCGAGATCGGCCGCCCGTCGACGTACGCGTCGATCATCGGCACGATCCTGGACCGCGGCTATGTCTTCAAGAAGGGCACGGCGCTCGTCCCGTCGTTCCTGAGCTTCGCCGTGGTCAACCTGCTGGAGAAGCACTTCGGCCGGCTCGTCGACTACGACTTCACCGCGCGCATGGAGGACGACCTCGACCGCATCGCGCGCGGCGAGGCCCAGTCGGTGCCGTGGCTGAAGCGTTTCTACTTCGGCGAGGGCGAGGCGGGCGCCGGTGCGGCCTCCGACGCGGGCAACGGCGACGGCGACCACCTCGGCGGTCTGAAGGAGCTGGTCACGGACCTCGGCGCGATCGACGCGCGCGAGATCTCCTCGTTCCCGGTGGGCAGCGGAATCGTGCTCCGGGTCGGCCGCTACGGGCCGTACATCGAGCGCGGCGAGAAGGATGCGGAGGGCCACCAGCGCGCCGACGTGCCGGAGGACCTGGCGCCCGACGAGCTGACGATCGAGCTGGCGGAGGAGCTGCTGGCGAAGCCGAGCGGCGACTTCGAGCTGGGCACGGACCCGGTGAGCGGCAACCAGATCGTGGCGAAGGACGGCCGGTACGGGCCGTATGTGACCGAGATCCTGCCCGAGGGCACGCCCAAGACCGGCAAGAACGCGGTGAAGCCGCGCACGGCGTCGCTGTTCAAGTCGATGGCGCTGGACACGGTGACGCTCGCGGACGCGCTGAAGCTGATGTCGCTGCCGCGTGTGGTGGGCGCCGACGCCGAGGGCGTGGAGATCACCGCGCAGAACGGCCGGTACGGGCCGTATCTGAAGAAGGGCACCGACTCCCGTTCGCTGGAGACCGAGGACCAGCTGTTCTCCATCACGCTGGAGGAGGCGCTGGCGATCTACGCGCAGCCGAAGGCGCGCGGCCGGGCCGCGGCCAAGCCGCCGCTGAAGGAGCTCGGCACGGACCCGGTGAGCGAGAAGCCGGTGGTCGTGAAGGACGGGCGCTTCGGTCCGTACGTCACGGACGGCGAGACCAACGCGACCCTGCGGACCGGCGACAGCGTGGAGGACATCACGCCGGAGCGCGGCTACGAGCTGCTCGCGGAGAAGCGCGCCAAGGGGCCCGCCAAGAAGACGGCGAAGAAGGCGGCGGCCAAGAAGGCGCCCGCCAAGAAGACCGCGGCGAAGAAGACCGCCGCCAAGAAGACGGCGGCCACCGCGAAGAAGGCGCCTGCCAAGAAGACGGCAGCGGCGGCCAAGAAGGCCGCCCCGGCGGAGTAG